A section of the Rossellomorea marisflavi genome encodes:
- a CDS encoding citrate synthase/methylcitrate synthase: MYQPGLKGIVAAQTAISHIDGEKGLLIYRGHDVRTLTGRCSFEEAAYLLWYGRMPSTEESNHLGEELRTKRTLSEPMLDVLTHLPENMDPMSVLRTVLSAEGGSEYGWKPTLDQAVRITALIPTIIAYRERHLKGAAFIKPHDELGHVSNYLYMLTGMEPERAVSQALETYMILTMEHGMNASTFSARVTASTESDLISSVISAIGTMKGPLHGGAPTGVIALLEEIGTEENAESVIRNKISQGGKLMGFGHRIYKTRDPRATALKEKLLEFHGENEELDLAISIEDIAVKLLEELKPGRGLYTNVEYYAASIMRAIHLPDHLFTPTFTAARAVGWTAHVLEQSENNTIFRPQSDYIGSLV; encoded by the coding sequence ATGTATCAACCGGGTTTGAAAGGAATCGTCGCAGCTCAGACAGCCATCAGTCATATTGATGGAGAAAAAGGTCTTCTTATCTATAGGGGACATGATGTACGGACTCTTACGGGAAGATGTTCATTTGAAGAAGCTGCTTATCTTCTTTGGTATGGGAGGATGCCTTCTACAGAAGAATCCAACCATCTGGGTGAGGAGTTAAGAACAAAACGGACGCTATCTGAACCTATGCTTGATGTTCTTACACATCTTCCTGAAAACATGGATCCTATGAGCGTGCTAAGAACCGTGCTGTCAGCAGAAGGAGGTTCAGAATATGGATGGAAGCCAACCTTGGATCAAGCAGTACGGATTACGGCGCTGATTCCGACCATCATCGCCTACAGGGAACGGCATCTAAAAGGGGCAGCTTTCATAAAGCCTCACGATGAATTGGGACATGTTTCAAACTATCTTTATATGCTTACCGGCATGGAACCCGAACGTGCTGTTTCCCAGGCACTTGAAACCTATATGATCCTGACGATGGAGCACGGGATGAATGCTTCGACGTTTTCTGCAAGAGTGACAGCATCTACCGAATCCGATTTGATTTCGTCTGTCATTTCAGCAATCGGTACGATGAAAGGCCCCCTTCATGGAGGGGCACCAACTGGGGTTATCGCTCTTCTTGAGGAGATAGGGACTGAAGAAAACGCGGAGAGTGTGATCCGGAACAAGATTTCCCAAGGGGGAAAATTGATGGGGTTCGGTCACAGGATTTATAAGACGCGTGACCCCCGTGCAACCGCCCTGAAAGAAAAACTACTCGAATTCCACGGTGAAAATGAAGAACTAGATCTAGCTATCTCAATTGAAGACATCGCGGTGAAGCTTCTTGAAGAATTGAAACCGGGCAGGGGGCTTTATACGAATGTGGAGTATTACGCCGCATCGATCATGAGAGCCATCCATCTCCCCGATCATCTCTTCACTCCGACGTTTACAGCGGCAAGGGCGGTTGGATGGACGGCCCATGTACTCGAACAATCCGAAAATAATACGATATTCCGGCCGCAGTCTGATTACATCGGAAGCCTAGTATAG